A window of Mucilaginibacter sp. PAMC 26640 contains these coding sequences:
- a CDS encoding PAS domain-containing sensor histidine kinase: protein MKVKTKLRLGFGFLFVVVLFFGATALFYIRDISENSKNILKNNYETLSFAREMRTVLDDNDIPLSASPTAKFNRELVNQEHNITEPGEKELTTQLRANFEALRNTSSSTALKQQSQRKIRYDLREIERLNMQGIVRKDSNARKAVSRATLFLGLVGSFTFLVLFSFSVNFPGFIANPLRALLDGIREIGQKNYSARLNFNQDDEFAEVANAFNQMATRLNEWENSNLATVISEKRRIETIIEQMQDAIIGVNEKQEVLFMNDAARKTLSINDDKVIGKNTQSMVKSNDLLKTILTDEASIKPFKIVLDGRESYFQLQTSDIVVPNLNDQAETLRIANRSAGKLFILRNITEFKERDEAKTNFIATISHELKTPISSIKMSLKLLNDKRVGSINTEQEQLINHIKDDNDRLLKITSELLELSQVETGNIQLNFVPVDPMQIVDYAVTSIKFQAEQKQVTLEIQKDKDLPKVHADVEKTAWVLVNFLSNALRYSAERSKIVIQISVKNMQVEFAVKDFGKGIEEAYQKRLFDRYFQVPTDGQNKSGSGLGLAISKDFINAQGGTIGVESEIGDGSRFHFGLPVAG from the coding sequence ATGAAAGTAAAAACCAAACTCCGCTTAGGCTTCGGCTTTTTATTTGTAGTAGTACTATTTTTTGGCGCTACCGCATTGTTCTACATCCGCGATATTTCGGAAAATTCAAAGAACATTCTCAAGAATAATTACGAAACATTAAGCTTTGCCCGCGAAATGCGAACGGTTTTGGATGATAATGATATACCCTTAAGCGCCTCCCCCACTGCAAAATTTAACAGGGAACTGGTAAACCAGGAACACAATATAACCGAACCCGGTGAAAAAGAGTTGACTACTCAGCTGCGCGCTAACTTTGAAGCCCTGCGAAATACATCATCCAGCACAGCTTTAAAGCAACAGTCGCAGCGTAAGATACGGTATGACCTGCGGGAGATAGAGCGGTTAAATATGCAGGGCATCGTTCGCAAGGATAGCAATGCCCGCAAAGCCGTGAGCCGGGCTACCCTTTTCCTGGGGCTGGTAGGCAGCTTTACTTTCTTGGTATTGTTCAGTTTTAGTGTAAACTTCCCAGGTTTTATCGCTAACCCATTACGGGCCTTACTGGATGGGATCCGCGAGATTGGGCAAAAAAACTACAGCGCCCGGTTAAATTTTAACCAGGATGACGAGTTCGCCGAAGTAGCAAATGCCTTTAACCAGATGGCTACACGCTTAAACGAATGGGAAAACAGCAACCTGGCAACGGTTATTTCAGAAAAGAGGCGGATCGAAACCATTATAGAGCAGATGCAGGATGCCATTATAGGTGTTAACGAAAAACAGGAAGTACTATTTATGAACGATGCCGCCCGCAAAACATTGAGCATAAATGATGATAAGGTAATAGGCAAAAACACACAGTCGATGGTTAAAAGTAACGATCTGCTGAAAACTATTTTAACCGATGAGGCATCTATCAAACCTTTTAAGATTGTTCTGGATGGCCGGGAATCCTATTTCCAGCTGCAAACCAGCGACATTGTGGTGCCAAATTTAAACGACCAGGCCGAAACGCTGCGGATAGCCAACCGCTCGGCAGGTAAACTTTTCATCCTCAGAAATATTACCGAATTTAAGGAACGCGACGAAGCAAAAACCAATTTTATCGCCACTATATCGCATGAGTTGAAAACACCGATCTCGTCTATCAAAATGAGCCTTAAGCTCCTTAACGACAAGCGGGTAGGCAGCATAAATACCGAGCAGGAACAACTGATAAATCACATTAAAGATGATAACGATAGGCTGCTGAAGATAACCAGCGAGTTGCTGGAGTTATCGCAGGTAGAAACCGGCAATATCCAGCTTAACTTTGTACCGGTAGACCCGATGCAGATTGTTGACTACGCTGTAACATCGATCAAATTCCAGGCAGAGCAAAAACAAGTGACGCTGGAGATCCAAAAGGATAAGGATTTACCCAAGGTACATGCCGACGTAGAGAAAACTGCCTGGGTACTGGTTAATTTCCTGTCCAACGCCCTACGCTATAGCGCGGAGCGGTCCAAAATCGTGATCCAAATATCTGTGAAAAACATGCAGGTAGAATTTGCAGTAAAAGACTTTGGCAAAGGGATAGAAGAAGCTTACCAAAAACGCCTTTTCGACCGGTATTTCCAGGTGCCTACAGATGGGCAGAACAAGTCCGGATCTGGTTTAGGACTGGCGATATCAAAAGATTTTATAAATGCGCAAGGAGGCACCATTGGCGTGGAGAGCGAAATTGGAGATGGAAGCAGGTTCCATTTTGGCTTACCGGTGGCCGGCTAA
- a CDS encoding XRE family transcriptional regulator, with amino-acid sequence MEDDVLIQISNRIKDRRREKNITVQELATRANVSKGLISQIENSRTIPSLIVLIDIIKALEIDMNVFFKDIHAAGNHFPLIIRRKEEYEHFEKEDASGFHYQRVFTQSIKNSTVDIVILELEPNASRPQVETEAYEYKYILQGTIEYVFGEQTHTLHQGDSMLFDGRMPHTPKNSGTAKASMLVIYFFEDKG; translated from the coding sequence ATGGAAGATGATGTACTGATACAGATCAGTAACCGGATAAAAGATCGCCGCCGCGAAAAAAATATTACGGTACAGGAACTAGCCACCAGAGCTAATGTAAGTAAGGGCCTTATTTCGCAGATAGAGAACAGCCGTACAATTCCTTCGCTGATTGTTTTGATAGATATTATTAAAGCGCTGGAAATTGATATGAATGTATTTTTTAAAGACATACATGCTGCCGGGAACCATTTCCCACTGATAATTCGCCGGAAAGAGGAATATGAGCATTTTGAGAAAGAAGATGCCAGTGGTTTTCATTACCAGCGCGTTTTTACGCAATCTATTAAAAACTCCACGGTTGATATTGTTATATTGGAACTGGAACCGAATGCAAGCCGCCCGCAGGTAGAAACAGAAGCCTACGAATACAAATATATTTTGCAAGGCACAATTGAATACGTTTTTGGTGAGCAGACACATACGCTGCACCAAGGCGACTCGATGCTGTTTGACGGCCGAATGCCCCATACCCCAAAAAACAGCGGAACAGCAAAAGCAAGCATGCTGGTTATTTATTTTTTCGAAGACAAAGGGTAG
- a CDS encoding acyltransferase, whose protein sequence is MTQTDTAQLKSKQHFDILDGLRGVAALAVVTFHFMEVVYTPDRNFIGHGFLAVDFFFCLSGFVIGYAYDDRIGKIGILEFLKSRLIRLHPLVVLGSVLGLLSFLFDPFGNQAAAYSAGKLAVFFITSVLLIPYPQMPERYFNLFNLNAPAWSLFWEYVANVVYALLIWRVNRNLLLVLTMLSAIAVFFVAYRAGSILGGWDGKSFWDGCARICYSFLAGLFVYRSNWIIKNKIGFIGLAILLFLTFVMPFSRFNWLTEPIVVVLYFPLLISLGAGAVLSPGLKKLCVFAGNISYPLYMTHYAVIWAFANYYAIYKPLPGQLAIIIGVSLVLLVALAWLVMVLFDMPIRKYLTDRRKQALK, encoded by the coding sequence ATGACCCAAACAGATACCGCCCAACTGAAAAGCAAACAACATTTCGATATTCTCGACGGACTGAGGGGCGTTGCCGCCCTGGCTGTGGTAACCTTTCATTTTATGGAAGTGGTGTACACGCCCGACCGGAACTTTATTGGTCATGGTTTTTTGGCGGTCGATTTTTTTTTCTGCCTTTCGGGGTTTGTTATCGGCTATGCTTACGATGACAGGATTGGCAAAATAGGCATACTGGAGTTTTTAAAATCCCGGCTCATCCGTTTGCATCCACTGGTGGTTCTAGGGTCGGTGCTGGGTTTGCTGTCCTTTTTGTTCGATCCGTTTGGCAATCAAGCCGCAGCTTACAGCGCAGGTAAATTGGCTGTGTTTTTTATCACTTCCGTTTTGTTGATTCCCTACCCCCAAATGCCGGAGCGTTATTTTAACTTGTTTAATTTAAATGCACCGGCCTGGTCGCTGTTTTGGGAATATGTAGCAAACGTGGTATATGCTTTACTCATATGGCGGGTTAATCGTAATTTGCTACTCGTTTTAACCATGCTTTCGGCAATAGCGGTATTTTTTGTTGCCTACCGTGCGGGTTCCATCCTTGGTGGGTGGGACGGCAAAAGCTTTTGGGACGGTTGCGCGCGGATCTGTTACTCCTTCTTGGCTGGCTTGTTTGTCTATCGGTCCAACTGGATCATTAAAAATAAGATCGGATTTATTGGGCTGGCTATACTGCTATTTTTAACCTTCGTGATGCCTTTTTCCAGGTTTAACTGGCTCACCGAACCAATAGTAGTGGTGCTTTATTTCCCCTTGCTTATTTCACTTGGTGCGGGTGCCGTACTATCGCCGGGCTTAAAAAAACTTTGTGTATTTGCAGGTAATATCTCCTACCCTTTGTATATGACGCACTACGCCGTAATATGGGCATTTGCCAATTACTACGCTATCTATAAACCATTACCGGGTCAACTGGCAATTATCATCGGCGTAAGCCTGGTGCTGTTGGTGGCGCTGGCCTGGTTGGTAATGGTGTTGTTTGATATGCCGATAAGAAAATACTTAACCGATAGGCGCAAACAAGCGCTCAAATAA
- a CDS encoding SusC/RagA family TonB-linked outer membrane protein: MEQFYPNFKRLAIIMMCCLSPLFLFAQTKISGIVNDEQRQPLAGVSVMLKGTTQGTITDIDGKFAINARQGAVLTFRFIGFADREVTVGTTTSINVTLAGDSKALREVVVTALGVKKDARRIGYAIQTVKGDALTTARDPNPITGLIGKVAGVSVGPSAELLGNPNVLIRGNQVSLYVVDGIPINTDTYNISPDDIETYTVLKGPAAAALYGNRASYGAILITTKKGDKNKKGLTVDFNTSTVANSGFLAFPRTQNTYGPGENTYYQFVDGKGGAPGGVDGDYDVWGPYFNGQLIPQYDSPVINGVRQGTPWLARGKDNLKNFLQTGYQTNNNIALGAVGDNYVTRLSVSQQHQTSYIPSQYLNIANANLYASFNPTTKLKFEGNVNFNRQSTDNFPDVQYGPNSIIYNIAVWTGADWDVNAPDIKAIWQPGKTGVQSQFAEYQRYHNPYLLTQKWTRGHYKNDTYGYLSGNYKLNNNLDVTLKSSINTYNILRTESLPYSAHPYGREGNQGDYREDRRDLFDNNTQLFLNYNYTIKNFLNLSGLVGSNYRSFSYNSNWASTDYLNVPEVYSFSNSKNPIQATSFNSAERVFSYYGSLDASFGKYATLSGTFRSDKSSAFQHPTTYYYPSASLATVISDYIKMPEVISFLKARGSFASIRTDASSSTIGPAPFSSITAFGGSTGASLFNNPLGYGSTYTSPYNGPDYSLNTSYNINKPYNGQAAGYATNNLYQQNIVTLKRLNYEEGIDIKFLQNRLGFSGTAFQYIDGPRVLANPISTSTGYTILYLNALKTKRTGYEGSIEGTPIRDMSGFTWNILVNVATNKEVFKELPPGQDVYNTNFYAGDRTDKLYGSKFVRTQDGQIINDAAGKPLSIGNQFLGNENAKYSWSVYNKIRYKSFSMGFQFDGSVGGVIIDYMHNKTMRGGANIETATGALGDARYKDWQNFGVTTYNGSYVGSGVVISNGAAINYDSKTGAILNYSALQFTPNTKTAFVQDYVSKYYNVDESNLMSKTFSKLREVTFSYDVPKKWLEKSFIQKISASLYGRNLLYFYKDKRFKDVDLDQYNGAVAQTVLQSPTVRSYGFNLNLSF, encoded by the coding sequence ATGGAACAATTTTACCCCAACTTTAAACGGCTCGCCATTATAATGATGTGCTGCCTCTCCCCGCTATTTTTGTTTGCCCAAACAAAAATATCAGGTATTGTTAACGATGAACAACGCCAGCCCCTAGCGGGCGTGAGCGTAATGTTAAAAGGTACCACCCAGGGTACCATTACAGATATTGATGGTAAGTTTGCCATCAACGCACGCCAGGGTGCGGTGCTTACTTTCCGTTTTATTGGTTTTGCCGATAGGGAAGTTACCGTTGGTACAACAACCAGTATTAATGTAACGCTTGCCGGCGATAGCAAGGCGCTGAGAGAGGTAGTAGTAACCGCCCTTGGTGTTAAAAAAGATGCGCGCCGTATCGGTTACGCTATTCAAACGGTAAAAGGTGATGCCTTAACCACCGCCCGCGATCCTAACCCTATTACCGGTTTGATCGGTAAAGTGGCAGGTGTATCGGTTGGCCCGTCTGCCGAGTTATTAGGTAACCCTAACGTATTGATTCGTGGTAACCAGGTATCACTTTATGTGGTGGATGGTATCCCAATCAATACCGATACCTACAATATCAGCCCGGATGATATCGAAACTTACACCGTATTGAAAGGCCCTGCTGCCGCAGCCCTTTACGGAAACCGTGCTTCTTATGGTGCTATTTTAATTACCACCAAAAAAGGTGACAAGAACAAAAAAGGTCTTACTGTTGATTTCAATACGAGCACGGTTGCTAATTCAGGCTTCCTGGCTTTTCCGCGTACCCAAAACACATACGGACCTGGTGAGAATACTTACTACCAATTTGTTGATGGTAAAGGTGGTGCACCGGGTGGTGTAGATGGTGATTATGACGTTTGGGGCCCTTACTTCAACGGTCAGCTGATCCCGCAGTATGATAGCCCGGTTATAAACGGTGTTAGGCAGGGTACCCCATGGTTGGCCCGTGGTAAAGATAACCTGAAAAACTTTTTACAAACCGGTTATCAAACCAACAATAACATTGCATTAGGCGCTGTGGGTGATAACTATGTAACCCGCTTGTCGGTTTCACAACAACACCAAACCAGCTATATCCCTTCGCAGTATTTGAATATTGCTAACGCCAATTTGTATGCTTCGTTCAACCCAACTACAAAACTAAAATTTGAGGGTAACGTAAACTTTAACAGACAGAGCACAGATAATTTCCCGGATGTACAATACGGGCCAAACAGTATCATTTACAATATTGCTGTATGGACAGGTGCCGACTGGGATGTTAACGCACCGGATATCAAAGCCATTTGGCAGCCTGGTAAAACCGGCGTTCAATCGCAGTTTGCTGAGTATCAGCGTTACCACAACCCTTATCTGCTAACTCAAAAATGGACCAGGGGTCATTACAAAAATGATACTTATGGTTATTTAAGCGGTAACTACAAGCTTAATAACAATTTAGATGTTACCTTAAAATCTTCTATCAATACCTACAACATTCTGCGTACCGAAAGTTTGCCATACTCGGCTCACCCCTACGGCCGTGAAGGTAACCAGGGTGATTACCGCGAAGATCGCCGTGACCTGTTTGATAACAACACGCAACTATTCTTAAACTATAACTACACTATTAAAAACTTTCTGAACTTATCGGGTTTAGTGGGTTCTAATTACCGTAGCTTTAGTTATAACAGCAACTGGGCATCTACAGATTACCTGAACGTGCCGGAAGTTTATTCTTTCAGTAACTCTAAAAACCCTATCCAGGCTACCAGTTTCAATTCTGCCGAGCGGGTGTTTAGCTACTACGGCTCTTTGGATGCATCATTTGGCAAGTACGCAACGTTATCCGGTACTTTCCGTAGCGATAAATCAAGTGCTTTCCAACATCCTACCACTTATTATTATCCAAGCGCTTCATTAGCAACAGTGATATCAGATTATATCAAAATGCCTGAAGTGATCTCTTTCCTGAAAGCACGTGGTTCATTCGCAAGCATCCGTACTGATGCTTCCAGTTCAACCATCGGCCCTGCTCCGTTTAGCTCTATCACCGCTTTTGGTGGCAGTACGGGTGCATCATTATTCAATAACCCGCTTGGTTACGGTTCAACTTATACATCACCGTATAATGGTCCAGACTATTCTTTGAATACATCTTACAATATCAACAAACCATACAATGGCCAGGCTGCAGGTTATGCTACCAATAACCTGTATCAGCAAAACATAGTAACCTTAAAACGTTTGAACTATGAGGAAGGTATCGACATTAAATTCCTGCAAAATCGCTTAGGATTTAGCGGTACAGCTTTTCAATACATCGATGGTCCGCGTGTTTTGGCTAACCCTATCTCCACTTCAACAGGATATACTATTTTATATCTGAATGCCTTAAAAACCAAAAGAACAGGTTATGAAGGTTCGATAGAAGGTACACCGATAAGGGATATGAGTGGCTTTACCTGGAATATCCTGGTAAACGTTGCTACCAACAAAGAAGTATTTAAAGAACTGCCTCCGGGCCAGGATGTTTACAATACCAACTTCTATGCAGGCGACCGTACCGATAAATTATACGGAAGCAAATTTGTGAGGACGCAAGATGGCCAGATCATTAATGATGCTGCCGGCAAACCATTGTCTATCGGTAACCAGTTTTTGGGTAACGAAAATGCAAAATACAGCTGGAGTGTTTACAATAAGATCCGTTACAAAAGCTTCAGCATGGGTTTCCAATTTGATGGTTCGGTAGGTGGTGTAATCATCGATTATATGCACAATAAAACCATGCGTGGTGGTGCCAATATCGAAACTGCTACCGGCGCGTTGGGTGATGCCCGTTACAAAGATTGGCAAAACTTCGGCGTAACTACTTATAATGGTAGCTACGTTGGTTCCGGTGTTGTTATCTCAAACGGTGCAGCAATCAACTACGATTCAAAAACCGGTGCTATATTAAACTACAGCGCTTTACAGTTTACACCGAATACCAAAACAGCTTTTGTACAGGATTACGTAAGTAAATATTACAACGTTGATGAAAGTAACCTGATGAGCAAAACCTTCTCCAAACTGCGCGAGGTTACCTTCTCTTATGATGTGCCTAAAAAATGGTTAGAGAAGAGCTTTATCCAAAAGATCTCCGCATCACTTTACGGCCGTAACCTGTTGTACTTCTACAAAGATAAACGCTTTAAAGATGTGGATCTGGACCAGTACAATGGTGCTGTTGCACAAACGGTATTGCAATCGCCAACCGTTCGCAGCTATGGCTTTAACCTGAATTTATCATTCTAA
- a CDS encoding phosphohydrolase: MPSSLHQPEEIVVEVFALYERHGDDDYIGEPVSQLEHMSQAAALAQAEGYDDEVILAAFFHDIGHLCASSESMDGMGNVDHEKLGAEYLISRGFSHRLANLVNGHVIAKRYLTFKHPEYYEKLSPASRVTLNFQGGVMSAAEAAEFENHPDADLIVRMRYWDDEAKLQNIAVDNIAFLKAIALKHLQHN, encoded by the coding sequence ATGCCATCATCCTTACACCAGCCTGAAGAAATCGTAGTCGAAGTTTTTGCTTTGTATGAACGGCATGGCGATGACGACTATATTGGCGAGCCGGTTTCTCAGCTGGAGCATATGTCGCAGGCTGCTGCGCTGGCCCAAGCAGAGGGATATGATGATGAAGTGATACTGGCTGCGTTCTTTCACGATATCGGCCATCTTTGCGCAAGTTCTGAAAGTATGGACGGTATGGGCAACGTAGATCATGAGAAGTTAGGGGCCGAATATCTGATCAGTCGCGGTTTTTCTCACCGGCTGGCCAACTTGGTGAATGGCCATGTGATTGCCAAGCGCTACCTTACTTTTAAGCATCCGGAGTATTATGAAAAGCTTTCACCCGCTAGCAGGGTAACACTCAACTTCCAGGGCGGAGTAATGAGTGCTGCCGAGGCTGCGGAATTTGAAAACCATCCCGATGCAGATTTGATCGTTAGAATGCGTTACTGGGACGATGAAGCCAAACTGCAAAATATTGCGGTTGATAATATTGCCTTTTTAAAAGCGATTGCTTTAAAGCATCTGCAGCATAACTAG
- a CDS encoding oxidoreductase, whose amino-acid sequence MSKPSAIVIGAGIVGLATARALAIRGYDVTVFERNERAVGASIRNFGMVWPIGQPTGPLFERAMLSRSIWKQTCEDAGIWHDEVGSLHLAYHDDELQVIEEYASINKSLRDVAALTPQQALDKSPGINTAGLKGALWSGTEMILEARAAIGSVAAYLAEKYDLTFHWNTAISDVAQNSVTSGKRKWKADEIFICGGVEFETLYPELFASFEITKCKLQMMRLAAQPNDWRIGPALCGGLSMIHYPGFQAAPSLPHLRKRYEAQYAEYLKWGIHVMACQNHTGEITVGDSHEYGLVHDPFDKDFINQMILKYLDTFTSFKDSRVVQTWNGILPKMTGGQTELIVDAEPGVTIINGLGGNGMTLSFGLCEQAIAARF is encoded by the coding sequence ATGAGCAAACCATCTGCAATAGTAATTGGCGCAGGCATTGTTGGCCTGGCAACCGCCCGCGCACTAGCCATAAGAGGCTATGACGTAACCGTTTTTGAACGTAATGAAAGAGCCGTTGGCGCATCCATCCGCAATTTTGGGATGGTATGGCCAATAGGGCAGCCTACTGGTCCGCTATTTGAACGGGCCATGTTGTCGCGCAGCATCTGGAAACAAACTTGTGAAGACGCAGGCATCTGGCATGATGAGGTGGGCTCGCTCCACCTGGCCTACCATGATGATGAGTTGCAGGTGATAGAGGAATATGCCAGCATCAACAAATCATTGAGAGATGTGGCAGCGCTTACCCCGCAGCAAGCGTTGGATAAATCACCGGGAATCAATACTGCAGGTTTAAAAGGAGCCCTATGGAGCGGTACCGAAATGATCCTGGAAGCCCGGGCGGCCATCGGCAGTGTGGCGGCTTACCTCGCAGAAAAATACGATCTAACATTTCACTGGAACACCGCTATCAGCGATGTTGCGCAAAATTCCGTAACCTCCGGTAAAAGAAAATGGAAGGCAGACGAGATCTTTATTTGCGGGGGTGTAGAATTTGAAACCTTGTACCCGGAACTGTTTGCGTCTTTTGAAATCACCAAATGTAAACTGCAAATGATGCGTTTGGCAGCCCAGCCTAACGACTGGCGGATTGGCCCCGCTTTGTGTGGCGGCCTCAGCATGATCCACTACCCCGGTTTCCAGGCGGCCCCTTCCCTGCCGCACCTGAGAAAACGATATGAAGCGCAATATGCCGAATACCTTAAATGGGGCATCCACGTAATGGCCTGTCAAAACCATACCGGCGAAATAACCGTTGGCGATTCGCATGAGTACGGCCTGGTGCATGATCCTTTCGATAAAGATTTCATTAACCAGATGATTTTAAAATACCTGGACACCTTTACTAGTTTTAAAGATAGCCGCGTGGTACAAACCTGGAACGGCATCCTGCCCAAAATGACCGGCGGACAAACGGAACTGATCGTAGATGCGGAACCCGGTGTAACCATCATCAACGGACTCGGCGGCAATGGGATGACCTTATCCTTCGGGCTGTGCGAGCAGGCTATTGCGGCAAGGTTTTAA